The Solea senegalensis isolate Sse05_10M linkage group LG12, IFAPA_SoseM_1, whole genome shotgun sequence DNA segment CAGACCAATAACAGCTTTTTGTtcatacaaatgtacaaatgtgtacAACCTTTCATAAAAGAGCATATGCGTACATCCTCGGACATAATGCATATGCAttaacatctttttttgtttgtttttgttccaaatGTCACACTTACAGTAATATAATTGTACACATGTATATTATTAACTTAGCCTTGAATAGCTATAGAACGTAGGAATCAATCCTTTACTTGACCGTAGACAACTCTACGTGAGCACGTCGACACCATGGGAATAGTACCATTCTCAACCCGTGTCGCTTGGTAACTGAATAGAAATAGCACCCAATCCctatttgtttttccattttttaaaacaaaacttttagTATTTCTAACCCCTCTCAAAAAAGAAGAATCGCTCATTCACATAGTCAATTGTGCCTCGTCACCACACCGCGCTCCAGGGGAGCAACGATGCCACTGTCCATGTTTGAATGGACATGATAAAGAGTTCAGCAGGTCAGGGCCATTTTCAGGCACACAGGAGCCGCTATAAGCTGCCAGCATTGCAAATATTGATGCTGCAGGGATATCCAGCTTGACTTGCCTTCAGGCCAGCACAGACCTGAAGAGCGCACATTCACAGTCTCATGTACAGTAGTAGAACAACGTAGCAGTGGATTTGTGTGGCATGAGGTCAGAGATCACCGGCAACACGTCTCTGTGTTAGGTGCCAGGACACATTGTAAAGCAATGGACACCTTTAACATTCGTGAGATCTTCAGCATGCCAGGATCTctttcacatgtttgtttttttttgttttgttttgtttgcacatCACATTGATACACAAGATCGTAAATGGAGAGATAAATATGAAATGTTCAAGCGCAAACTCAAAGCTCAAAGTATCCAGAGTTTTAAAAAGTGGTTTTGATAAGTGGATTTTACAGCAAGAAATCTTTCTTCTGTTGATTTACACGTAGTTTTCATACTGCGCTTGTAAATTTGTAAACACCTGCCTCCTAATACATTTGAGGTCTGAGTTTGCGTTGTAGTATGCCGGGCAAAAAAAGGTGCTATTTTGTAAATAGCAAAGaaatttactttttctttttttgttcacaaCAGAGTTTTCACTACGAGTGAATACAAATGCGCGTCTGGAAGTTTTAAAACTGCGCGTACAAGTTCAGAGTGGTCTCTCTGACGTCTGATTATATTATCTGAAACTCGTGTTACAGAGAAGCTGAAAGACGGACACCACATGGGCCCAAAACCCAGTCAGTTATGGGTCCATGCGGTCGCACCATCGTGTAAATGTTGCACCAGTTTTGTAGTAGTTTACAGACTATGGACTGAACAAAAATATCAAGCCAATCTTTGTTCTCAGGAGACATGTAGGAGTTAAAGTCCTTAAGTTGTATAtacattatgtatatttatacacttaattatgttttacttttcagtAAAAGTGGCTCCACAAAATATGACAATATGCCATACTTAATGAAGTAAGTCACAGACTTATTTTAGAACGGAGGAACACTTCCACTCCCATCTGAAAGACaaagcagagagaagaagaagaagttagaGGTGCAATTTCTGACAACATTCTTCCATAACAATGTGTGAAACACTGAGGCAGATTCTTACCTTTGTGGAAGCACTGTGGCGATGGATGACATTGGAGTTGATACAACTCAGGTTGTTGCCCTAAGCCAGGGGCGATCGAGGCACCTGCCCCAAACATGGGTTCCAGGACGGCCAGTTCCTCCAGGAGGGACTGAGTGCAAGACACAGCAGGTGTGGGCGAGCCGATGGGCATGGCAGTGGCCGGGCCGGGGGAGACGGTGAGAATGAGGGGGGGGGACGCTGGGATGGAGGAGCAAGAGGACATAGGAGATGACGCCACCTCGATCTCCATTGCTTCCTCCCCAAGCCCCTCCCCTACCGTCTTCACCCCAGCCTCGGAGGCCACAGTTGCCCCACACCCGGCTGTGGAGTTACATTGCGCCGATTGGACGCTACAGAAGTGGCCCACTCCCTCAAACTGGGAGGGTTGGTGCCAGTACACTGGGGTTTGAGGAGAGGCTGGGCTGTTGGGGTTGGGCACGGGAGAGGTGCATGGGGACGGGGAGGAAGGACAGGGGGACTGAGGAAGAGGGGGAGCGAAGTCGTCTTGGAGCAAAGTTTCTAGGATGCTCTCTTCAAACAGAGAGTCATCATCATCTAGGAACATGGGAATGTCCAGACCTCTCCATGCTTTGATGGGATAAAACTCCCTAGGCATGTGGACTGAATCGACGCCAGCGGTTTCTATGCTGGGGGACaggaagggggagggaggagaggatgagggtgacatggagggaggagagagtttGGACAGGAGTGGATCTAGATAGAATCCCTCTGCCAATGAGCTGATGTGCTGAGCTAAGAGCGAGATCtctgctctttctttctccctttctctctccaaggagaagaaggagaggcaGGGCTGTTTACCAGGTGAGGCCTCAGGGGTGAGGAGTCCCTCGGGGGGACACTGGAGTGGCCCCAGTGGTACATCTACATACAGTGGACCCCGCACTTCGGGCAGTGTCATGACTGTGCAGTCACCATCTCCAGGGCTGTCAGGTGTAGGGGGCAGCTTCTCATACAGGGAGCCACTGCATGGCTCCACTGGGAAGAGGAGGTCAGTGGAGAGAGTTGGTAGAGTGAGGGGAAGCTTGGTAGACAGTGTGGTGGGTGGAGCAGGGCTGGAGGTGGTAGTGGGAGGGGCAGTGGAGGGCGCAGAAGGGGCCAACGAGGTGGTGGCCGTGGCTGTTGTAGCAGAGAGCGGAGGTGTGGTGGTGCCAGTGGGGTCGAAGCTGAAGAGGGGTTCACCAAACGGGAAGCTGGCCCCACTGACGTGTGGAGTGTAGGGCGGTGTGCAGACAAACTCTTTGGTCTGCTGAGCTTCTGAGGTGGGGACAGGTGGGAGAGGCAGGGGGAGAGATGGCAGCGGGGGCTCAAGCTGGAAGGACGGCGGGAGGAGAATGTTTTGGGTCAAAAAGTCCAAGTCTGTCACTGTTTCAACAGTAACCGGGGTGGGGGAGGAGGCAGCGGAGGGGCTCTCCGTAGGATGCTGCTGGAAGAAGGTTTCCTCCTCCAGGGAGGAGATGCTGGAGCGAGGGTCACCCTCCACCTGCATGGGCTCTGCAGCCGAGCTGCCCGGTTCATCAGAGGAGCCCACACTGCAGCCAGTGGTGCTGAAGTCAAAGGACTGTGCCGACAGGCCGCTGCTGCCTGGGGTGAAGACCTGGTCTGGGCTGGATAGGGTGTCTGGGGACTGCAGACTCAGACTCTCTTGCTGGGAGGTGCCAGTGGTCAGAACCAGGGTCAGCTGGGTCTGCTCTGTGTTGAGCTGCTGACGCACTGACCAGGCCTCAGACTCactgagaaaagagaagaaacgGGGTGTAAGATTGGGGTTTTTAGTTTTATTCGGCCATGCTGTGTAGAGCTGAGTGTCAAACTGTAATGGTGTTGTAGTATTGATTAGGTATTGGGTGTCctttcaaaatgtgatatcagaTTGTTGGTACTTAAGGAGTTAATCTCATCAGCGTCAGTTAGCCAATAATCTTGCAGCATTATGTTTGACTGAGAtctatgtgtgagtgtgtctgttgtttgtgtaatgtttttACACAATGTATTTAATAAAATTAGTATAAAGTCCAGATATTGATATTGTATCAATATCAAACCGTTTATCACCCCAGCCCTagtgttgtgtctctgttgtgtttgtttaaaaacataccTGATGATGtagttgttgctgctgatggGGAATTCTCCCGGCTGCAGCTGTAGCACCATGTACAGCCAAACCCATGACTGGTCCTGAGCTTGCACACGCACCACCATCTCAGCTCtgccttctcctccctccctcactgtgGAACAACATTTAAAGCACCAGTTGGCACAGGTTTCTAATCCCATTAATCACTGTTGTgggttttgtgggttttttttcaccgTGCCAGTGGGCACAGAGTGTGCTTCTGTGTGGGCATGTGTGGTTGTAATAGGCATTTATGTGAAGAATACACTTACATAGGCTACGGTGCTGAGCGGAGGCATGTGACAGATCCTGTGGGTGGAGGAGGCTGTACCAGGAGCGGGATCGTAAAGCTGTCACATCAAAGCCAAGATAGGCGCTCACACTGCAGGGGAGAGTGGGTGGTGATGAGTTAGGCTCATAATGTCTCACTGCTTTAGTTatcttataaacacacacatatacaggtCATAATGTAGCAACAGGTCAGGGATGTACACAGATAGGTGGCGCTCATGCACCTGTCCTTTTGACAAAAAGgccttttattcatttattttgttaatttagtTTCTAGTTTCAATGCTAGTCTGTGCTTattgaaataaatcattatgTAAGTACAAACTTTGCCACTAtaactttttttccatttaatatGAGGTGGTGTCTATTTTGAGCCCATGCCCCCCTGAATATTTGTGCACACCACTGTAACAAGTGCAAGCATATGACGTTATTAAAGTGACCTCACCTGTCCTGCGCTGTCTCCAGCCTCATGTCCCGGCCATGTTGGGAGAAGAAGCAGGTCAGAAACAAGTTGGTATCAGCCAGTGGAGGGGTGGAGGTCAGCTCCCTCTCTGCCCCGGGGCCGGACCGGGTCGGGTGCATCTCCAGTGGGGAGCAGAAACACACCCACACGGGGTTGGAGGTCCAGTAGGACCCGGCGGCTGAAGAAGTGGAAGGGGGAGAAAGGCAGCGAGCTCGGATCAGAACCAGCTTGTTCCCAGCACTCTGCCTCCGCACTGACTTTGAGGTGTTGAAACGACAGCGGAAGAGACGATCTGTAGAGAAGATGAGAGGTTAGatgtaaataaaatcacatttggcAGTAATTCAAACTTGTAAGTTAAACGTACACGCCTGTTATCTTACCTATCTCAAGTGATGTAGAGGTTGACAGGTTGGTCCTCATGGTCAGGCTGTCAGAGGCGTCGATGATGTCGTACACACTGTCGCCCTGTGCCACAAGATCCACCTGGAAAAATGACGTTATTTATGAAGCACAGGTGGTGAGGAGCGCTTTCTGTGGAAAACACCCAAGAATCTGGTGTGTATACTCACCATGGAGTGTCCAAGATGCTCAGAGACGCTGTCTGACATGTACAGGAGCTTCCCTTCTCCAGTCAGCAGCATCAGAAAGCCCGGCAACGCCTGCACCAACTCTGACAGTTCATGGAAAGACAGAAACTGCGTGCTTTCCTCGAGGCTGCCAGCGGCTGTTCCCGCTTCTGGGGTGAAATGGAACCAAGAGAAAGATGTGTCAAACTTGTTAGTTAAACAATTCATACAAATAATTCAACAGAACATACAGTATTCTGGGTTCCGCATTAGAAAAATAGCAGCGGCTGCACTGTGTgcttcagcaccacggacagcgacGCGGCTGTTTCTGGCGCTCTAGCggttcagcaccacggacagagACACACGACGTTTTTATCCATTTCTGTATCGATTATTAACCTTCAGTTACCGAGCCACTGTTGTACAGGTTATTTAAAAACGCAAATATGAATCCGTCTGCCTCTGGTGCCTCTAACACTTGTTGATTCTGCTCCTGTGAAAGACTGCAGTCTGTCAGTGCACATTCATCAACAGGTCTTTTCTAAGCAGAGTAAAAATCATTGTTACCTTGGGTGAAGAAGACGGATTTCCTGGTGTACATGCAGGCGAGTGACATGATGTGCAGGTATGAGAGCCGAGCTTTATCTGCATCGGTTATGGGCAACAAGTCCTTCAGGTTCCGGATCTCGGCGTTGATCTGGTCCCGTCGAGCCTTGGATGCTCCTTTGGTTGAGCGGTACATTGTTGCGATGAACTGATCGGAAATTCCTGCAGGTGCGGGTTTGGAGAGTTGTGGAGCGGAGTGCTGTTTGACGTCGTGTCGCTGCTGAAAGTGTCCCCGTGTCTGGAGACAGTTTGTGAGAAAAGCTCTGAGGTGTGTTATTGCACTTTCATCTCAgctacggtgtgtgtgtgtgtgtgttttttttcccagagtaAGGTTCTGAAAACCTtctcctgtcctgtctgtctgtctgatgtaGTAGCTCCACCACAGCGCCCAGCTGGGATGCTGGCCGGCTGCTGTGGATGTCCGTCCCCCCTCACGGAGTGCAGGTGAATCGGCGGCTCTAGTCGCCGTCTCTCGCACACTCAAGTCCGGAACCCGCAAATCTGGTTGAGGGACTCTGCTCGCCGGTCACTTATATAGCCTGGGACTCCGCCGGAGTAGGGGGGCTCCCAACGCACCAACACCGACGTAAAAGGGAAGGAGGGGGGTGAAGATAGCTGTGTTTGCATTGGTGAagctctcccccctccctcacctATGCCCTCTCCTTTCGGTGACTCTTCCTCGACGTCAGCTCTTCCCTCTACTCGCTGATGACGTCGGCCTGAAATCGGGAGCTCCGGCGACGCAAAAAGCCCGATTTGGACAAAACCGACTGAGGGGCGGAGCAAGTGTAAAACGTAAACGGAGTCACCGGACTCCGGTGtattagaggaggaggaggagggagggggtgcagagagaggaggtgaagggATGCTGGGCTGCATACGAAACGGATCAGTGTGTTTATAAGTCTGGCTCCTGAGGCAGGATGCCCGTCACTGCGCTGTTTGCGCCGGACCTGCCGCTAAATACAGCAGGTGCccgttattcttattattacagTGAGAGCCGCTTATTTTCAGCGTCAGTGCGTGAAACATGTGAGACTGACGCTGGTCGGCTGCAGACACACGCACAGGGGGCGGACATGGATGCTGTATGTTGGatgtttatgaatgaaaatcatTCCTCAGCAGCTGTAGAAACATCATCAGCCTGGATAATAATCAGCCTTCGTTAGCCTCCACTGCTCATAGAGACTCTGTGTTTGAGGTTCTGCTGCATATACTTCCATGTTGTTCATTATAGTAGAAGCCTCGCGCACCATCTATGAAATCTGACACAATCAGGGGacattttttattaacatttcatgttttcatgctttcaatattcaatattatGGGCTTTTTTCGGAGAGATAATCAGGACAGACGTGGTGTCCACACATACCAGCACAAACAGCTCGACGCGAGAAACACTGCAGCAAATCAACCAGCTGTTATAAAATAGTtccacaaatatttttttctcgcTCTCGTAATTGCTATTTAATGacgtgagtgagtcagtgagtcacagTCGTCGCtcgtcctctctctccctctctccctccttctctctctctctcctctctctctctctctctctctctctctctctcaataaactattattgattgattattttcaagTTCATTCTCCTGACGGGAATCATTAATTATTTGAAGCACGCACGTGCACACAGCCGTCAGTATTGCGCAATTCCGCGCTGTTTCTAAAAATAGACTTCACCGGCGACCAACACAAGGACCGCGAGGCGCGCGCCCCCGCGTCCTGGCTCCGAGAGATCTCCAAAATAGTATGTGCtccacatgttcacacacacacacacacacacacgttaggtTTATGGCAGCTGTGTGGTGAAAATGTTCTGGCACTTTCTCTGACTTACTGAAGGACAAGGACTTTGATTTCAAAGCCAGTAAAGGCAGGGGCGTTTCAAGAGACTTTGGGGCCACGGGCGTTGGGCCTCATTTGGGATCACTCACATTAGCATCTTCAGcacgtttttattttgaatgtagaCACCACAGCACATGCATCCACACACTGATGAGATGAGGCATTCTGCACTTGTGGAGCTCCGTCAGTCATGTGACAAGAATGAACTGGTCATCTTCACAGTAGACCCTCCATCTTTTGATCCAGGGCCAACTTTTCTTATAAGTAGGACAATAACCTTTGAATCTCCTTTCCTTACAGACATAGTTCTTGAATGAGTCTGTTTTGAAATTCCTCTGTTGGGATGAACAGGATGCACCCTGACatgacattattttgttttgttgaagcAGTGTTGGTAATCCATTcattgtctttctctctcttttattttttttggtcttgGTTGCATTAATTCCGTCTGTGCGGCTGCAGCAACTTTCGCAGTCATCTCAGCAGAgtttggttgcttagtaacgacAGACTTAACATAAGCTCAAACGCCAGACACCTGAGTTGAAAACATCTCTGTCTTCTTTCACGTGTGACAAGTGTTTTGAGATTCTCTGCTACATGTGACCAGGCCCCTTTTGTGCGACATTGTAATGCCCTGTTAATAGCCAATTATTAACTGTTAGGAGGTGACTAACATCACTGAGGGTCTTTGAATGATGGTTTTAAAGCCTGTGCCCAGATGTAAGTTTATTTTATAAACCCAGTGATGCACTAAACCTCCCTTTATTACTTATTTGTTGAAACATCAGTTTGAGCTGAACTGCTAGTCTACACGATGATGCATCCTGCACTTAACATCATGTTACTCCTGATGGCTGTCATCactgtgtgaatggcaaaactgtagagtGGTCATCTATAGCCTAGAAAGGCACTATATAAATCCAGATAATTTACCCTTGAACTTGACATCAGGACGGGGGAGAAAcatgatttaagtgactttgaacctCTGTGGTTTACGAAGAATGGTTAAAAAaaccctatatatatatatatatgtatgtgtatatatatgtgtgtatatgtatatatgtgtgtgtatatatatatatgtatatatatatatatatatatatatgtgtatatatatatacatatatatatatatatgtatatatccagtgagcagcagtttctcTGGGTGacaaatgccttgttgatgcccaGGGGTGAGAGAAGAATGACTTAAAAGCAAAAGTAACTTGTAATAGCCATGCAAATATACATTGGTTTCAACCAAGATATGCAGAAGACAGTCCTTGAATGCACAAAacatcaaaccttgaagcagatatAGGCCACAGCAGTGGCTTTATTAAAtgccctgtgtacctaataaagtggctgatgaGTTAATTTTCTAAAGCAGGACAGCAGTTTGCCATGTTGGACAGTTTTCAGTGCACAGAAGATACATCTGAGATGATtcatcctgtgtgtgttgttgttggaggAGACGTTCAGCTTCACTTGTTCagtcactctgtctctgtgtgtttgtgtggctttgTGGAGACCAAAAATCCTATAAATCATACAGAATGAGGACATCTTAGCAAAATGTGGACGTTTCAGCACCATCTAGTTTAGATGGtctaaggttagggtaaggattGGGCATTTAGTTAAGATGGtctaaggttagggtaaggattAGGCATCTAGTTAAGATGGtctaaggttagggtaaggattGGGCATTTAGTTGACATGGTCTAAGGTTGGGATATGGGTTAGGCATTTACTTGAGATGGGTAAGGTTACAGGGTAAGTGTTAATCatttggttgtgatggttattGTAAGGGTAAGGGGCCagtgaatgcattatgtctatgggCATCCTCACTACAACTgctcacaaatgtgtgttttttcttgtttgttgctAATTCCCATCATCAGATCCTGTTTATTGAGAATGACCCTTAGGTGTTTTTAGAAATAACTGTGTTCAGCActcaaatagatttttttcaaCCACAATGTTTGAATCTGTAGAAATAAAAAGCTGCGATTTTTGTTGTCTGTGCTGCTCCTCACATGCTTCACATACATAAGTCTGTTGCTAACGTGAAGATGAGAATCTGTGAGGGCAGTGACATCAGTTTTCCTTTCGGCTATTCTGGATGCAGCGTCACACTCATTCATTAGTGCCGTGCACTCAGAGATGCATAATTATATAGAGGTTGAGcaaatctcttttctttttttcaaccGACGCTGAGAGGACTAAGGTTGAGTCATACTCTTTGTTTCAGGTGCATCACTTTAGCTTTTGTTTGGTTTAATGTGGACTCTGTTGCATCAGTGTGATGTCAAAGATCATGCAGCTGATAGAGGGATGTCGTCCATGCTGAAACAGGTGCGTTTAACCAAGACGTCCACTAGCAACATGACAAAACTGCATCATCAATCTTGGAGTCATAATATCTGTTATCTGTTTCCACGACAACGTATAAAAGTATCAATGACAAATCAGAAATCAAATTCAGGCCGATTAATCGGTTATTTATGATCCTCTTTCCTGTTCAAGGtattttggtgtgtgtttttgtgtgtgtgtgattgctaactaaatataaaaactaaatatctttgtgttttcaactgTTAAACAAAATCCATGATTCTACATGAATCTatagcagaggtctcaaacttgtggcccgaGGCCCACCACCAGGGCCAGGGCTTTTTACCAGCCAACTGTTTTTGTGCCTTTAATAAAGGTGAACGAATCAGAAAATACATAAGCATGGTTCTTGAACTTGttcaaaatacaaatgaaagtgctatTGAGTTATTAACCAACTTAATCTAATTGATGACTAGTCCTAGTTGGTaactaatatataatatataactaatataactaacatatatatagtatatctatatctttattttatggatcaaataGGTTTTGCGGCTCTAGGTTAAGTTTATTTAGGTGGAGAGGagacaaaaatggctcttttaatACTAAACATTGAAGACTCCTGGACTGTCATAACCACCCACCACAAATTATTTAGATTCCAACTTCCCTATACATTAAGTGTCATGTTACTGTTTGCTGATAATAAGTACCAAGGCTAGTAGgccatctatccatcttctaccacttcatcctccacatgagggtcgcgggggtcactggtgccaatcccagctgacatagggcgaaagccGGGtatacactctggacaggtcaccagtccatcacagggacacatggagacaaacaaacattcacgcTTACACCTAAAGacagtttagagtgtcctatttgcctaatccccaaatctgcatgtttgcatgaaaacccacacacacacacacagggagaacatgcatacGCCATGCAGAAAGtgccttgttccaaccaggtgGCTATTAGGCctcaaaattaacattttaattaaatgctCTAAGTAGAATACCACATGTTAACAAATaggtttttcaaacatttatgtACATTTCTTTTTGCAAATTCATACCTAATGAAATCCAGATTATGCACAGTGAAATGTTGAATAGCACTAAACAACAATCCTCTGCATCTACTCTCCAAAACCCCCCatgaatgaattgattatttttaagCAAATCACTTGCAGATAAAAGAGAACCAGTGTGAGTTTGCTGCTCCACATATGAATCTAACACACACTGAATTTGTGgccgagcacacacacacacacacacacacacacacagcacttctTTAAGACGCAACGTtttcagagaagaaaaaagacagtaGAGCCAGAGTTTCTCTGCGCAAAAATAGCACACGTTGTCTTTATGCAGAagtcccctccctccctgaaCAAAAACCCTCAaagttgtttgttatttttcaccCAGCAGTCTCACGGGTACTTAAGCTGTCCCGGTGTCCCACACACTCTGTTGTCTCAAGAGCTTGTGCCATTGTTGCGGTTGTCATGATAATCTCTGCTGTTATGAGATGAGGCTGCGAGAGCATCGTAGGTGGGTGGTGGAGAAGAATGTGGCTGTGGTGAAGAGCGAGGGTCACGGGGACGAGTGCCTCATCACTCTGACAACAAATGGACTCGAATGAATCCAATTAGACGAGAGTCTTTGTGCCAGAAACTCCTGTTTGTGTCAATATTCATGTGGAAGCTCATTTAATCTTATAACCCTCTTAAGCACAATTACTCATCCAGGTATATTCATTTGGGcgctcactcattcactcattgaTTCCCCCACTCACTCgtccattatttttttactccctattcatgtgttcatgtagtCACCATTTTACTCTCCCTTTCACAGACGCATGTCTGCTCTATTTTAAATGgccttttttggtttgtttacgTCCTCATGTCTAACTTGTTAAGACACgcgtctctttctctgtgtcactTACTTCTGTCCGTGTTTGTTATATATGGACACATGATATTATGGTGTGCAATGAAGCTGGAAGCTTCAGTGGGAAGacagacggtgtgtgtgtgtattcgttatctctttaggaccttttctgacacaaacactgaccttgtcatgactggtagtcctcatggggtcatggggaccaaaaaacctggtctttaatgaggcagaaccttaattctgaggaactagtttaagtttagggttaacATTCAAATTGTTAAAggtagggttaggcattaactggctAAATGAATTGAAGTCAGTATAGAGTCCTTGTGTAAATGACCTAAATTTTTTCTTACCTTTATTGTGGTAGGTCATCTGTTGAaaagtgatgcttttattttgaaaggataaATACCGAAAGTAGGAGAAACGGCGAGAGAAACGTAACGTGCCAATTAAGACTACAAACGTTTCTCAAGTACGTTTCGTGGTTTGTTTTAGCACCTGACTGTCAAGGGCAAAAGGTCTGTATATGTTTTAGTTGgtattatgtgtgttttgagttgtttttaatctcagttaGTACTTTATAGAGTTTCATGTGAATGTTATGCTAGTAGCATCACGTCATTAGCATCATCCTATGTGTGAGTTATTTGCACAATTAATcaagaaacattttaaacatttgattgCAATATTCCTATATTAATGTGTttactaaaatataaataacgtGTCTGGTTAGAGATATTGTACATTTAGCACTCCGGTAGAGGTTGTTCCTGAATAGCATTAAAAGGGCTAAAGAGGAGTTAAATGGAGACAACTCCTGTGTTTATGTGAGTAAAATCTTCTACTTAACGGCATGTTTGGAGTGAATTAAGTTTTCAAAAAAGCATTCTGAACATCAGTAAAGGAGTTAGACAATGCTACAGTAAGGGTTAGATAGGCTGGAAGTCAAGGCAGTGTCCTCACAAGAATAactgtgcaaacatgtgtgtgtgtgtgcatgtgagtgtgggcacatgtgtatgtgcaagtgtttgtttgtaatttctATTTGCTTACGGCCTTCCTTGTGCATTCATGTTTATCTCTCTGTTAGACCAGTAGAGCATTTTTgcttgtaaaccgctcactttCCTTCACCAAAGTGCTTAAAGCAAATCAACAGGTTGGTTTTTTTCACCTTTGGGGACATGAGACCTGCTGATGTTCTGCTGCCTCGGTCTGTAACTTTGGTTCACTGAGGTAAATTcaaacaaagtatttcaaacactgac contains these protein-coding regions:
- the npas4a gene encoding neuronal PAS domain-containing protein 4A encodes the protein MYRSTKGASKARRDQINAEIRNLKDLLPITDADKARLSYLHIMSLACMYTRKSVFFTQEAGTAAGSLEESTQFLSFHELSELVQALPGFLMLLTGEGKLLYMSDSVSEHLGHSMVDLVAQGDSVYDIIDASDSLTMRTNLSTSTSLEIDRLFRCRFNTSKSVRRQSAGNKLVLIRARCLSPPSTSSAAGSYWTSNPVWVCFCSPLEMHPTRSGPGAERELTSTPPLADTNLFLTCFFSQHGRDMRLETAQDSVSAYLGFDVTALRSRSWYSLLHPQDLSHASAQHRSLLREGGEGRAEMVVRVQAQDQSWVWLYMVLQLQPGEFPISSNNYIISESEAWSVRQQLNTEQTQLTLVLTTGTSQQESLSLQSPDTLSSPDQVFTPGSSGLSAQSFDFSTTGCSVGSSDEPGSSAAEPMQVEGDPRSSISSLEEETFFQQHPTESPSAASSPTPVTVETVTDLDFLTQNILLPPSFQLEPPLPSLPLPLPPVPTSEAQQTKEFVCTPPYTPHVSGASFPFGEPLFSFDPTGTTTPPLSATTATATTSLAPSAPSTAPPTTTSSPAPPTTLSTKLPLTLPTLSTDLLFPVEPCSGSLYEKLPPTPDSPGDGDCTVMTLPEVRGPLYVDVPLGPLQCPPEGLLTPEASPGKQPCLSFFSLEREREKERAEISLLAQHISSLAEGFYLDPLLSKLSPPSMSPSSSPPSPFLSPSIETAGVDSVHMPREFYPIKAWRGLDIPMFLDDDDSLFEESILETLLQDDFAPPLPQSPCPSSPSPCTSPVPNPNSPASPQTPVYWHQPSQFEGVGHFCSVQSAQCNSTAGCGATVASEAGVKTVGEGLGEEAMEIEVASSPMSSCSSIPASPPLILTVSPGPATAMPIGSPTPAVSCTQSLLEELAVLEPMFGAGASIAPGLGQQPELYQLQCHPSPQCFHKDGSGSVPPF